The proteins below come from a single Acidimicrobiia bacterium genomic window:
- a CDS encoding YciI family protein codes for MAEWIYFIHPPREDFAATMTAEEEAVWEEHFERFRRLHAEGVLVLVGPTLGRVNTGITIFEAADEAVARRIMEEDPVIAGGFARGELRPFRVSLLRGRE; via the coding sequence ATGGCCGAATGGATCTACTTCATCCATCCACCCCGCGAGGATTTTGCGGCGACCATGACCGCCGAGGAGGAGGCGGTATGGGAGGAGCATTTCGAGCGATTCCGGCGACTGCATGCCGAGGGTGTGCTGGTGCTGGTCGGTCCCACGCTCGGTCGGGTGAACACCGGTATCACGATCTTCGAGGCCGCGGACGAAGCAGTTGCCCGGCGAATCATGGAGGAAGACCCGGTGATAGCCGGTGGTTTTGCGCGTGGCGAGCTTCGGCCCTTCCGCGTCTCGCTGCTGCGCGGTCGCGAATGA
- a CDS encoding cold-shock protein, giving the protein MKVTGTVKFFNEQKGFGFITTQEGTDVFVHASNIEGGGFRTLSEGQSVEYETAAGRKGPEAVNVRPV; this is encoded by the coding sequence ATGAAAGTCACCGGAACCGTCAAGTTCTTCAATGAACAAAAGGGCTTCGGCTTCATCACCACGCAGGAGGGCACCGACGTTTTCGTCCACGCGTCCAACATCGAAGGCGGCGGATTCCGCACGCTTTCGGAGGGCCAGTCGGTGGAGTACGAAACCGCAGCAGGGCGCAAAGGCCCGGAAGCGGTAAACGTCAGGCCCGTCTAG
- a CDS encoding RNA-binding protein, whose product MSKNLYVGNLTFNTTSADLERMFAAHGDVDKAQVITDRDTGRSRGFGFVEMATAEGANAAIEALDGQNVDGRALTVNVAKERSR is encoded by the coding sequence GTGTCCAAAAACCTATACGTGGGCAACCTCACGTTCAACACGACTTCCGCCGACCTTGAGCGGATGTTCGCCGCACACGGCGATGTCGACAAAGCTCAGGTGATCACCGATCGCGACACCGGCCGCTCACGCGGTTTCGGCTTCGTGGAGATGGCGACCGCAGAAGGCGCCAACGCGGCTATCGAAGCCCTCGACGGCCAGAACGTCGACGGACGCGCCCTGACCGTCAACGTCGCCAAAGAACGTTCGCGGTGA
- a CDS encoding LLM class flavin-dependent oxidoreductase, which yields MELGITTFAETHPDPETGNTISHGDRLRQVLEEIELAEQVGLDVYGIGEHHRPDFAASSPAIVLAAAAGRTSRIRLIPAVIILSSADPVRTYQDFATLDLLSSGRAELLVGRGSFIESFPLFGYSLADYDELFAEKLDLLLLIHENERVTWSGRFRPPIDDQPVYPRHEQLPISVAVGGTPASVIRAAQRGLPITLAIIGGSPDRFAVLTDLHRRTLVASGFDPADAPPALHAHGYIADGSEQAAEEFYPSYAIAMSQLGSERGWGPMTRQQYDMMRGPGGSLVLGDVETVARKILHLRDMLGIDRFMLHISVGTLPHDKVLRSIELLGTRVAPLIRDA from the coding sequence ATGGAACTAGGCATCACCACATTCGCCGAGACTCACCCCGACCCCGAGACTGGGAATACGATCAGCCACGGCGACCGGCTCCGCCAGGTTCTCGAAGAGATCGAACTCGCCGAGCAGGTGGGACTCGACGTCTACGGCATCGGCGAACACCACCGGCCGGACTTCGCCGCTTCCTCTCCGGCCATCGTGCTGGCCGCTGCAGCCGGTCGTACCAGCCGGATCCGGCTCATCCCGGCGGTGATCATCCTGTCGTCGGCCGATCCCGTCCGCACCTACCAGGACTTCGCCACTCTCGACCTGCTTTCGTCCGGCCGGGCCGAGCTGCTCGTAGGCCGGGGTTCGTTCATCGAGTCGTTCCCACTGTTCGGCTACTCGCTCGCCGACTACGACGAACTGTTCGCCGAGAAACTCGACCTGCTACTCCTGATCCACGAGAACGAGCGGGTGACCTGGTCGGGAAGATTCCGACCACCGATCGATGATCAACCCGTCTATCCCCGCCACGAGCAGTTGCCCATCTCGGTGGCCGTCGGCGGTACACCCGCCTCCGTCATCCGGGCGGCTCAGCGCGGGCTGCCGATCACGCTGGCAATCATCGGAGGGAGCCCGGACCGTTTCGCCGTCTTGACGGATCTCCACCGGAGAACACTGGTTGCATCCGGGTTCGACCCGGCGGATGCGCCGCCGGCACTGCACGCCCATGGATACATCGCGGACGGCAGCGAGCAGGCCGCCGAAGAGTTCTATCCCTCCTATGCAATCGCCATGTCCCAGCTAGGGAGCGAGCGAGGTTGGGGTCCCATGACCAGGCAGCAGTACGACATGATGCGAGGCCCGGGCGGCTCGCTGGTGTTGGGTGACGTGGAGACGGTCGCCCGCAAGATCCTCCACCTGCGCGATATGCTCGGGATAGATCGTTTCATGCTGCACATCAGCGTCGGGACCCTCCCCCACGACAAGGTACTCCGCTCGATCGAGCTGCTGGGTACCCGGGTCGCCCCGCTCATCCGCGACGCCTGA